AGTGCGGGGACGCCGGTCATGAGGAAGCTCGTCGTTGCCTTACTCGCAGTGTCGGCGCTGATTCTCGGTGCTCCGATCGCGTCGGCGCATTCGATCGTCACCGGGTCGAGCCCTGAGGAAGGTGCCGATATCGCAGCAGGACCTGCTCAGGTGTCCATCACCTTCAACGAGGCGCCGCAGTCCCAGTTCGCGACGCTCAATGTGGTTGGGCCCGATGGCAACTTGTGGTCCAAGGGCGATCCACGGATCGAGGCGCAAAGCATCGTCGTCGACGTCGGCGAGCTCGGTCCGGTAGGCCGGTACACGGTGGCATACCGGGTGACCTCGGCCGATGGCCATCCCATCAGTGGGACCCGTACGTTCACTCTCACCCAGGAGGGATCGGGCACACCTGGTGCGGCCGCAGACGCCGATGCGGGTGCCGATGCATCTTCGGAGTCCGACGGGGTTCCGCTGTGGCCGTTCTTGATTGTCGGTGGGCTGGTGTTCGGCGGTGCTCTCGCCTACGCACTGCGTAAGCCGAA
This region of Rhodococcus sp. PAMC28707 genomic DNA includes:
- a CDS encoding copper resistance CopC family protein, with the translated sequence MRKLVVALLAVSALILGAPIASAHSIVTGSSPEEGADIAAGPAQVSITFNEAPQSQFATLNVVGPDGNLWSKGDPRIEAQSIVVDVGELGPVGRYTVAYRVTSADGHPISGTRTFTLTQEGSGTPGAAADADAGADASSESDGVPLWPFLIVGGLVFGGALAYALRKPKDERKPKESS